The sequence TGTTTTGGTTATTACTTAAATCCGAACTTAGATAGGATGATTTTTAGAGACCACATATTAGGACAAAAAGTTAGTCGATAGTTGATCATTGTCTCGCTTTCCTAAAGATTGAGTATGGTGGTAGTTTGGCGTCCTGTATATATATGCTTCTCCTTTTTACCGATAGTACTAATAGATTTATGTAGCTCCCATTCCTTGGATCTATATTGCTACCGCTCGGATGTTTTTGGAAGTTTACTGGTGGAGCTGGTTTGAGCTGGTTGACTAATTTGTTTAACGGCATTTTCAAGTTTGCAAAAATGTTTGAGGCTTGTAGATGGGGTACGACGATTCCGTTGTATAAAAACAAGgatgacattcagagttgcaacaactataggggtattaagctgttgagtcacactatgaagatttgggagagggtggttgaccggagattgaggagggtcgtgtccatttcggagaatcagtttggatttatgcctgatCGCTCGACgatagaggcaatccacctggtgagaagattggtggagaagtatagggaaaggaagagggatttacacctggtgttcatcgacctggagaaggcttatggCAAAGTTCcaagggaggttctttggagatgcttggaggtgagagggatCCCGATGGCGTACCTCAGAGTGATTAAAGACATGTACAAGCGGGGGAAGACTCaagtgaggacggcgggaggagactctgATTATTTCCCGGTAgagacagggttgcaccagggatcgactctcagCCCGTTTTTGTTTGTGCTGGTGATGGACGTATTGACACGGAATATTCTagatgaggtgccttggtgtatgttatttatagaTGATGCAGTGCTCATTGATGAGACATAGGAGGATGTGAATaaaaaattggaggtttggaggcaaaccctcgAATCTAAGGGGTTTAAGTTGAGTAGGttcaagacggagtatttggaatgcaagtttagtgactcgaagCAGGAGGACggagtggtggtgaggttggattcccaggatgtttgtaagagggatagttttaagtatcttgggtctatgatccaggggaatggtgagattgatgaggatgtctctaaacgtattggagcaggttggataaagtggaggctcgcctcgggagtgctgtgcgataagaaggtgcccttaaagcttaaaggcaagttctacagagtggcagttcgTTCGACCATGCTGTATGGTGTGGAGTGTTGGTCAGTCAaaaactcccacattcaaaaattaaaggtagCGGAAATGataatgttgcgttggatgtgtggacttactagaggaaatagagttaggaatgagattatccgggagaagatGGGAGTGActtcgatggaggacaagatgcgggaagaaagactgagatggtttgggcatgtgatgaggagggacacaGATGTCCCAGTTCGTAAGTGTGAGAAACTAGCTTTGGATGATTTccggaggagtagaggtaggccgaagaaatactggagagaagtgattagtcAAGACATAGGGTTGTTACAGCTTTCTGAGGACATGAgtctagataggaaggtgtggaggtcgcggattagggtagaaggttaatgCGTGTGTGGGTTATAGCTAGTAGTTAGGGAGCTCTGGTGTAGCCGGCTTAGTAAGATTACGACTGTGCTCACTGGTAGGAGTTGTTAGTGTATGCTACTACGAGGGGGTGaccttttattatttcttatttactgTTTTTTACTTTCGTATTGCTCTTATTTTCATGGCTCTCTTagctctatttttattatttctcatttcttatttcgGTTATGCCATCCATTCTACTTCAAGTATTACTATGACCGTGTTAACTATTCTtgatcttgagccgggggtctatcggaaatagcctctctactttttcAGAAGTAGccgtatggactgcgtacattttaccctccccagatcccttttggtgggaattcactggatttgttgttgttgttgttattgtgtgtTTGGTTATCACATTAAACAATTTCTCTACCTCCGTAAGATAGAGATAAAATTTGTGTGCGCTCCATCCTTAAGCTTAGTTTCTAAAAATGTTGGTGCATCAacattacaaaataattttaaaaagaatacaatctatttaaatattatatttaccaaaataatatactaatacattacatgaataaattatatataactCCACTGTGTGTGGGAGCGCAAAATACTTTCATATATTTTGATGAGAAAGTAGAAGGCCGAGCGAATACATATTGTCCCGCATCGATTAGTGAGGAACAAATTTCCCCCTTTAAGAGTAGTGAGATTGTGCGATTGAGACAACCCGGGGGTGTGGGGTTGAGAGGTGCACGCAATTGGTCCTGTTGAACCCTGAACCACTTCTGGATCAGAAGTTGTCCCCATGTTTAGGGGTAAGTTTCTCCGGTGTTTGTCCCCTtggattgaaaaaaaataaacaccGATGCCTATATTGTGCCTGCACTTATCAAATGTTGATCCCTCCCCAGGCAGGCTAGTAGGTAGTGCCATCCACATGGATGATGTTTGGTAATGGTTACTTTGTTCCTCGGCCTGCCAAGCACCCCtagttttttctttcttgatgATACGGAAAGCTAGCAACTTTAGATGACAAATGCGGCCCAATTTTCACCTTTCGGCTATGTCAGCCTCAGCAGTGACCACGCTGCCTAAATAGATCTACtacagaaataaaaataaatgttatttTGAGTTTGAATTAGTATTCCTGTAAAAATGGTGAAACGAAAATATGGACATATTCAAGTTGGTACTTATTTCAAACAAATGGAGGACGGAGACATCGGAGAGAGACCAAGTAGTTTAGGGTGCAAGTACTCACTCACAATCATGAAAAGTACAAACAAACCtcatcctttatttttttatcaaatattttctagattttgttTTATTTGCTCCCTATATTTAAAATTACttgtttaatttataaaattaagaaaattttgttataCCTTTTCTTtatacaacataaaataataataatcaaattggAAATTGCCTAATACGGGTCTTCCACCATGATAAAAattgttgtttttcattttcaTCTCTAATACTTTCCCGATCCTGTGAAAGATACGAATCAAAAGCATTACTCCTACAACATTGAAGACCAAGTTCTTCGTCCATCTcgtcatctaaatcatcatatctacGTCTAGAAGTAGTAGGTTTGATCAAtccaatattttgttccataacttgatacaagttatataaACTCTTAGCGGTAGGTACTATGCTACCACAACAAGTTTTAACTGATGGCTTTTCATGAGGTCCAATTTCTAAATTGTTGTaattttctaaccaacatcactATACCATATTCTTTATAAAATGAGTTGAATAAATTAGTTGTCAAAAAAATTTACGGaacagaaaaataatatttttaaaatttttcaaacatagattcaattgcctctttgtaagggcataactttttataTTCAGCAAGTACTTTAGAAATAGTTACTAAAATAGAAGAAATGGTTGGAGTATATTGAGCAGAATACTATTTCCGtagcttgataaaaagttttcaaaaatttacaaagttcttGTATTTCAGtccaatcatcttcatctaacATTAAATTAACATCCTCATTATAAgcattataaactaattgtataAGTTTACGATATATAAAAGCAACTACAagcatttgaaacaaagaattccatcgaataaaaatttcttttgaaacttttctATATGGAAGTTCACATTGATTACATTTATATTTAAATCATCCATGAcaatctttcttttatttttaaaaatataactacaaGCAATTCGATCTTTAAGACAACCATGTCCAAATAAATGAACACCTTTATgtattatcaaatttaaaatatgcgCAGCACATCTAACATGAAAATGATCTTCATCCATAGGACATAATCTAATTTTTAACACTTCAATagctttcaaattattagaagcattatctaatgTGCATGTCATAGGTTtaccaataaatctaaaatatttcatgctcTCCGCTATTGTACTAGCTATATTACATGCCGGTTTTAGACTCAtcaacatatttataagcaataattcttttttgcatGTTCCAATCGTAATCAATCTAATGAGCCTTgagagtaaaataatcattaccgATAACACTATGATCCATATCAGAAGTAACAGATATTCTtccatcaaatttatcaaataaacaACGAAGAAAATGGCAATGTTCAGCTTGAAATTTAAAAGTATCATTTTTAATAGTATTTCGTGAAAAACCTTTAAAAGAGGAATTATATACtcgttgaatataatgaataaaaccgGGAtgcgaaggaaaactaaaagacaaacccaTAACAACAACCATTTTCTCTAGTTATGATGAACGTGCTTCAGCCGGGTTAAACATGTCTAAATGCGTTTGAACCATATTACCTCTTACAAATTCATGCACAAATTGTGTACCATTTTTTTTGCCTTAACCTCATTTTTTAGACGAACAAATTCTTTATTACATCTCGTCAAATGTGAGTTAGCAACTCTGACCCGCCATTTTTTTCCCTggtcaaatatttaaaaacttgCTTGCATTTATTGCAAGTAACAGTACTTTTTACCCTATCATGCTCCATAAATTTTCAAACTAAAGACCTTTTAGTACGTTCGGTATCTTTGACTCTAGTAAATTTCGGTAAAGGGAAAAGTTCTTCACCGTATTCTGATAATTCCGTAACCGGACTAGTAAGGGTAGGGTATCACCTtactcttgttcttctatatcatcttcCTCTGGTTAGTCttccttaaaattattataacgcCTACTTAGAGTTTCATTATCTAATTCCATACCGATACCAACATTGAAACTATTAGGTTGTGATAAAGAAGTTTCATTAAATCTATGCGGTAATGAACTAGTGGTAGTACTAGCTTTACTTTTTTTGATTTCTACAAAAAACCTTACCAAAGATTGattttttaccactactatttttttcgaaatccataatttaaattaaaatattaaaacaagcaatacaaatattataaattaaaaaattaatgtaagtaaacaaatgtagatactaaaaaataaaaatatagatattaacgTAAATAAAAAGAGATTAAAGTTGGAATGAATATACCGAACGTTTGCGTAAAAGCAGACGTATACCAAATGTCGGaattaaaagatgataattgaaacttgtaatattttcaacaaatcttcaactctaactaatataataattgaatcttcaactccagctaatataataattataaatatttagagaGAATGTGAGAATATTAAGATAGAGTATGAGAATTGATAATATTTGTgtgaaaaaagaattgaaataaagaatatttatagtgaaaattttaaggAGTGGTGTGGAATAATTGGGAGGGGGTTGTTTAAACGGCTACAAAGCAACGACCCGAAAGAGCCGTTGCCAGTGTCGTGCCAAATACctccccattttttttttttagaaagcaGGTATTTAAGCATTTGACGGATCGGAACCGGTTAACCGAGACCGAAACTACTGGATTTTTTGAAGGTTCGCATCGGTAACGTTATCCGGACCACTGGGTACTGGTATACCGGTACTAACTGACACCATGGCGTTACCGGCAACAGAACCATGTTGAAATCGGAGTTGGCGGAACGAAACAGAATTTTCTGATTCCATTGTCAGGCTTAGTCTAAACACAACaccaacttcaaaaaattattattttcacttgtgatattataaaaaaaatcacgagataaataataaaaatgcaaaagaCAAATACGCAGTAATTaagcaaaataaaaagtgaaaaaagaagagaaagggaTTTGGCAGCTAAGCGCCACGTGTTGTACttgctatgtatatatagtagattgATTTAAGTGAATCCCTACAGCTACACTACATATAAATGAGTAAAACCAAAAAGGAAAAGTAGTTGCTATCACTCGTTTCACTGTTTTACATTTCTTGCTTGCTTTCACGTTCAACGAAACTCACAAATTAGGGTTCCCCTTACCTCACTGAAGTCAATGCAATCAACCTCAATAATACTACTACTTCCAATCAATAATCGTTAATCACagctattttattaattaatttatttttatatattggtGTCATACTTGGTAGCTTAGAAATAGCATTTTCTTAAAACTACTAATGTCTATGGGGTTTCAGCTCAATTTCTGTGTGTTGACTTTGTTAGTTGGGGGTCCGGTTGATCGGACATCAAATGCCGGATGAGGACTTAATTGAACTCAAATTTCGGTTATACGATGGATCAGATATTGGTCCTTTTCGTTACTCACCTGCTTCCACCATTGCTATGCTTAAACAAAGGATTGTCGCCGACTGGCCCAAaggtttttccttttttacttccTTCCTATacttttcattttcaaaataaagGCATTTCAACTCTCTTTAAGGTTAttacttgacttttttttgattGTGTCATGCGGCACTTCTTGAGTTGAGTGCCTTAATATACACAGTCCGTTCTAACACTGTTGTGATAATTTCTTAATGGAACTAGGCAAAGGCAGATTCACGTTCGATGATTAGGATGATTTTCCTTTTAAGTCCTCGTTTACTAGTTACAATGTTTATTGTCAAGGGGAGTAGTCAAAAAGTGctaatttttgtcaaaaattccTAATTGTGAAGTAACGCtggaaagtattttttttttccggCATTTTATGAGGCAAGAACTATAGTGAGCTTTTCTGTGTTTTAGAAAAAACTGTAATGAGATCTAAACCTCAATTTTGCTTAAGATGACTCATCTTTCCATCTTTGCATATAACGGTTCTGTGTTTCTAATGTTTGTCCAGTCTTAATGTGCTGCTTATTCCAAAATTTTTTAGGGGCACCGTTCAAATTATGAACTTTCACCGTGTCCCTTGCTGTACTTTCACATAAAAGAACTGCATGCTATCACTGGGTTCAGGAGTCTTAGGCCGCGTATATTAGGTCTTAGTTTTACTTCAACTCTTTACTATCTTGAGGGTTTCTCCAACTTTGGTTTGACCTCTTTGCTAGTTTCGTCATTTAGCACAACATAAATATGCAATATCTTGTACTGTAGAATCTTCATGCTCTGCATTCTTAGTTTATCCATAACTGGGATAAACAAGTAGCTGATGGAGTCATATGCCTTCCGTGAAGTCATGAACCCATGTCATCCACCATAGAACCTCATCCAGTATACTCTTTGTTAACTCATTCATATAAGCTGACATTCTTGAATTTATGATTGCTCGCTCGTACTTTGGCAAAATCACATGAAGGGAATGCATTCATACATATTACTTCAGTAATATACTCTAGTGTTTAGATAATTCAAACATAACCAACCTACAATTCATACTGTGAAAAAAGTCAGGGGATAATTGATTATCCAATCACCATCATCACTGGATTGACTCAACCTAGATCATTTGTGACCAGAGACATTCAAAATCTTATGATTGATAacatattacaagaaaaataggaTATGCATGCAAGTTGTCAGATATGCACTGAAGTCTACAAGTGTATGTATACTCTTAAAATTCGTACCATTGGGGGTTTGTACTGAAACATATCCAAGGGTACTTATGGAAGCCTTGCTAAGTATTTTTTGAGATACCGAGATATATGAAGAGAGTATTTGTAGAAGGGGACTTGATATCTAAATCTTCGAGGTAATGACACCAAATCAGAAATGACTCTTATGAATGATTGACAAGCATTTTGGTCCCTTCTCATTTTGAGATTGAAGAAGCACCCATGGACCTTAGGAGTTCTCGGTAGAGGGTAAGTGCATTGTTGTCAAATGCCAGAAGCATAGAAAAGCACGAAGGTCTGTTGGTTCTTCGCTAAGCATAATCAAAGCACATTGCTCAATAGTTGCTGAccaagaaaaatatcaaacaatacCATAGCGCGATTCTAAGTGAATCTTATGATGAGGGACTTTTGGATTCGAAGAGCCTGGACGAAAAAATTTTCCCTTCCTGCACActcaaaatcaaaagaaagataaagatcaGCCAAAAGTTTAAGCCCTCTGGATTAGCTATTGGTAAAGTTCTTCTAGAGCCAAAGTCAGGGACACAAGTCGATGGTTTTTCAGAAATAGAAGAGACAGTTATATGTTTCTGTATTTGATGACGGAACCTTCAATATGTCTTATTTTCACTCCTATCAAACAGGGGGTAAACCCAAGTCCAACAGTTTCGAATTATAAACCTATATTGATAGAGgtgatttagttttgaacctgGGAAAAAAACACCTTTATTTTTGCCCTAGACCATGCAAGAATGTGAATAGACAGCTGAACTTTGACACTTGATATCTTCCTCTGAGTCATGTTTTGTTGCTTTTTCCATGGTCAGTTTTCCTGTAGGATTTGTGAAAAAGGGTTCTTAATCAGATCTGCTTTATTGTATGTTTTGTCTGTGAGCTACGTTTTGATAAGATTCAGCTGGTTTACTGCAGATAAAAAAGTTTCTCCCAAGGCGGCAAATGATGTAAAATTGATATATGCtggcaaaattttagaaaacagcAGGACTGTTGGTCAATGCAAGACGCCTTTCGGTGAGCTACCAAATGGTGTAATTACCTTGCATGCTGTTGTACAACCATCTTTAGCTAAAGCAAAGTCAGGTAGGTTCCCCTTACTACCGCAATATGTTGTAATTCTATGTTTGTGTCTTCTTGTTGTAAGCAAAAGCGTTGCATGTGCAAGTCTTATTTATGACATACAATGCATCTGGTCCTAACATAGTTACGTTGCATGTGCAAGTCTTAtttatggactgcgtacatcttaccctccccagacctcactatgtgggaatacacggggtttgttgttgttgttgttgtcatttcTCTTAAGCCAACAGTAAAAGATGTTCAGATATTGTTTAGTTGGATTCTTTCACGTGTGGTATGGAGAAATGTGTATAGTTATGAGAAGAAAGAAGGAGGTTACGATAATCTGATTTCTGTGATTCCATCTGTAATATTTCTTGAACTCTGCACAGTACACACTACACTTGTCAAATCGATTCAATTAACTTTATGTCCACTAAATTAGCAACTATCTTCCATGTTaaacttttcttttaaaaagtaATATCTATTAAAGCATGTCTGTAAAGATGCAAGTATGCCCCACTTGTAAGACTATACTGGGTATGCCGATGTAAAGATACAAGTATGCAACTAAGGGTGTGACCTAGTGGTAATGAAATTGAATGAAAAGTAGGAACAAGTGCATAGATGTTAACATATGTTGTATGTGTTCAATGACCTAGTGGTCAATAaagtacaacaacatacccagtgtgaCCCCACTTCAAGAAGGGTCTGGAGTTCGCTGAAAGTATTTAATGatgggttcaaggtgtatgtgtgaatggaaaatggagggaaaaatagtggagggaaagagagacactaaaatggaaagtgtactcttttatggaaagcttactaaattctcccacattggtgggagaaagaagctttcATGTGTTTATAAGGCaggaacaaggtggtgcctcgcgccgtcgtcgttgTCGTTCGGCTTCGGCTtcaaatttggatttggaaaatgaccGACCGATGAGATCtaatttttagacaaaatttatttgaaacttgatgaTAGCTAATCCAGAGGGCTTAAACTTGATGCCACCAGTAAAAAATGTTGAGAAACTTCTAATGTTACAGAATCTAAATCTTCAAATAATGGGATGTGGGTCTAAATGGGAATGACATGGTTAGCGAGGATCCATGTAGCTGACTCCATCTACGTCGGGATTGAGGCGCAGTCGATGATGTTGCATCTTTACGTTGTctatgttttttgtttttttaattttaacttattCACCTGTAAGTAGTgctacatttttttattttttttgcggAATTATCTGATTTGTGAATTGTGAAATTACAATTGTGTGCATAATTTCTCTTTGCTACAATTGAAATACTCTTGCACTTTATAGTGTGAACTGAGATAACCACTGACACTCAACTTGTAGAGCAGCTAATGAATAAGGACTTACTAAGTTCTTAGGAGCTTTGTTCCACTTGCTGAAGTTGCAAATACTCAAAACTGGAATAATTTTATCAATGCGTTTATAATTGTTCCGTGGCAATGTGCTTATCTTGAAACTTAAGAGAGAGCTGTGTATTTGAAGATCTTTGGTGTCCCCTGCTACGTCTATTCTCTACTCCAGCCCCCCAGTTTTCAATATTCAATCCAGTGTTGTGTTGTTGAGCCATTGATGTCTTTAATCTTTTCCTTTTGTTGCTGCTGAGACTCGTCTTTGTAAAACAGAAAAGAAGATTGACAAGGCCCCAAATCAAAGTATCTGTTCGTGTTCCATATTGTGAGATTGCAAGTGTATGTAGTTTGATCTTCTTGTATCCTTTTGGGTTACCTGTGCTGTGAAGTTCAGTCTGGTGCCATAATATGTATGATACATCATTATtacatgtttgttgaaaagcaTTGTTATGTATTATAGAAAGTTTGTCTCTTTACACTTGTAGTCACAGATTTCTCATATAAAAAAATCCAGAGGAAACTGGAGACACGCAGAAGGATTTTTTGTCACCATGTACTTGGATCATCTTGTCAAAAAGACGCATAATTGTTCATTTTTTTTCCCCAAGTCAATAACTGGCATATTGGTGTGCAAGTACCTACGTTAACGGGGTACAAAGTAAAAGGAAAACGGATCAGATTGCTGGATATAGAAGTTCATTCCCTACCGGCATCCAATGTAATTTTGTTGTGCATTCCAGGTTATTTATTTACCAAGAGCGTTATAATCAGTGCAGCTTCGTTCACACCTATATATACCTCTGCTTGTACATTAAAAAGGTATCTGATCTTGAGAGTAACTAGGACGTTGGTTCAGATGGCAAATGACACCATTTTCATTTTAACCGGAGAAAATGAGAGAGAATGTGTAGCTGATGAGGCTTGAAAATCCTCCGCTTACTAGTTAATACAGAGTCTCTACTTTTGGGACACAAAGTTGATCTGATGgtgcaatttttttttcttttttctttttttaatatagtaacgACCTAAATAAGTTATACgtaattgaaataaattaaacactTTGATATTCGACAATAATTAGTTACGCAGTAATGCATCCTCCAGTTTTGTCCGATACGTCATTAGATAACTGACACGTGTCACATATTAAATCAACGGATGTAATCACTTAGGATAGTGAGGAGCAATTTGAGCAATCTAAATATTGTGATGTACATTCAAAGGAATGACAAAACTTGGTAAAGATTGCATGGTACGTGAATAAATTAATGTTGACCTAATCCGTATTTAGTGGTCCTTTTCAAGTTACACGTAAAAAGAAATATCTAGAACTTTGATAATTCTATTTCGTTGCCTTTTCCTCTTGGGCATTTCCGTATCTTTTGATTTACGTgctcaaaaaaatgaaaaagaaagaagcaaTCTCACTCCGAAAGAGAAATATTAAGTAAACTAGAAAAAAGGGAGAGATACAAGGTAAAAATTGAGAGAAATGGAGAAATGAAATCAGCATCGCCATGCAGAGGCCGCAAGAATGGCTCTATCTTGCCATCCCAAAAGCAAGCAGCCATTGTCCTCTGTTAATTTATAACCATCACAGGAATAGAGACCCAGTAATATTTTGGACTGTGTCACTGCGTTTGCACTCAGTGCTACTCCTTTAAACCCTTTCCCTTCCATCACTCTCCTCCACTTTTCCAACCTCTCGTGCCGCACCACTCTCTCCGTTCCCTCGCACGACACTATGTTCATTATCTCCGGTCCGAATATGTACTGCTCCAGTTTTGCTCTCTGTGATGAATCTCCTGGAAATGTTGCATCCAGCGAATCAAATATCGCTGAATAGTAGTGCAACGCTTCCAGGAACCGGCCTAGGAAATACGGTCCGTTGTGACTCGCTTCTTGCTCCACTATCGTTACTATATTCGGGGCTTGGTCTCTGATCATGGCTAACAAGTTGCCAATACAATTGCCTGGGACTCTATGGAGTCGATTCACCGAATTCACGGCCAGAGCCTCACCGATCCTTCTGTTGAACATGTGTGGTTTCAAATCCTCTAGCTGTTCCCCCACCGGGTGGAATTCGAAGGGAACGTGGAGGGAGTGGGCCAGTTCTGTCAAACACCGGCCCGTTTCCCTGACGGCCTCTGGAGACGGCCCGACTCCTGTAATGCGAAGGAACGGAGCACCGCCTGGTCGGGCTGCTAACGCTTGCATAAAAGCCGGCCACTGATAACCTTGAAGGATGTCTAAATCGATAACATGAACACGCTCCTCAGCTTCAAATGCTTCAAATATGGCTTGATTAGCTGTGAAATGAGCGAATTTGACATAAGGGCAAGCTTGATAAAGAATCTGATAGATCTTGAGGATTTCGAGGGAATTAGGAGGAAAAGGATTGAAAGGTTTAGGGTTAGAAGTGCTGGGTTTAGTAGCTAGAGTTGCTGCAAGTCTAGCACTAAGAGCTTCGGTGAAGCAAGAAGCTACGCGTTGCATGGAGTCGCCTATTGGGGTAACTACTCGATTCAGGTGGTGGAGGTATCTTCTTGCCAACATGTAGTCCTCTTTGGACACTGCTTCTGCACAAGCAAGGAGAAGGTGCACCAGTTGTAAGCCACTGTCCTGTTCCTGCATTTACATATTAATTAACACTTCTTTAGTATATATAGTGATGCCACCTTTGTAGGATATTAAATTAAACATTGTTATCTACTGGAACGTCTTCACACGAGCAATAGTTTATACCGATTCAAAGAGTCCAGTTATGTGGAATGACAAGGACTACGTTCATTTTATACTATATACAAACTTTTATCCATAGGAAGAGGGACAAACACATCTGCATGGTGATAAAGAGTCTTATCATAAGACAGCCATTTTAATTCACCGTAGACGTACTGCAATTTAAGCTTGACATGGTTGGTTTCTACATGCATTTAAAAAGATCTAAAGCTATTGTTGTGAAGCAGGAACATTAACACCAAATCAGAAGCATTGGAAAGACGAGTAAATTTTGATATAGTTGCATGAGTAAAAGTAGATACGGTTTTCACAGGCATTGTGGTAAATCCTCGGTTAAGTATCAGCATTAGATTTAAGAAAGGAGAACCAGAAAATcatagataaagtagtagtacctGATCAGAAGCAGCAACAATCAAGTTGTGATTGAAAAtttgtgtatgttgttgttgttgtgttgatGGTGGTTGAACATATGTTGGTCTTTGTTTTTGTTGCTTCTCATGCTGCCGTTCTTGATGTAGCTGTTGTGACAAAGGAGCG comes from Capsicum annuum cultivar UCD-10X-F1 chromosome 2, UCD10Xv1.1, whole genome shotgun sequence and encodes:
- the LOC107860791 gene encoding membrane-anchored ubiquitin-fold protein 3 isoform X2 is translated as MPDEDLIELKFRLYDGSDIGPFRYSPASTIAMLKQRIVADWPKDKKVSPKAANDVKLIYAGKILENSRTVGQCKTPFGELPNGVITLHAVVQPSLAKAKSV
- the LOC107860791 gene encoding membrane-anchored ubiquitin-fold protein 3 isoform X1, whose translation is MPDEDLIELKFRLYDGSDIGPFRYSPASTIAMLKQRIVADWPKDKKVSPKAANDVKLIYAGKILENSRTVGQCKTPFGELPNGVITLHAVVQPSLAKAKSEKKIDKAPNQSICSCSIL
- the LOC107860790 gene encoding GRAS family protein RAM1 encodes the protein MSVMSNTLCGSMGSLKNDIKSEVGSLKSEIGSLKSENSYSKLLPDDSLASSESKKVTPVSSDFELNGSSLAPNQVDDDVEIQSPDNSIWESFFADQLEGDFMISSPIRNLPSPQPASSFSTATTHSNNNNNNNNYYNAYAHHQGIHGQSMMMCSPPRSPLGPNNYNSSNKGKGLSPLQKVFNSPNNQFMQIESFNLPALESFLDDDYDKEDLASSYSTLKVSGGGVAGSASESFDALSVIPDFLECLALPNSSSNTSGSFVGSLLSNTFSSQLLNQDDEIFQTGSIAPLSQQLHQERQHEKQQKQRPTYVQPPSTQQQQHTQIFNHNLIVAASDQEQDSGLQLVHLLLACAEAVSKEDYMLARRYLHHLNRVVTPIGDSMQRVASCFTEALSARLAATLATKPSTSNPKPFNPFPPNSLEILKIYQILYQACPYVKFAHFTANQAIFEAFEAEERVHVIDLDILQGYQWPAFMQALAARPGGAPFLRITGVGPSPEAVRETGRCLTELAHSLHVPFEFHPVGEQLEDLKPHMFNRRIGEALAVNSVNRLHRVPGNCIGNLLAMIRDQAPNIVTIVEQEASHNGPYFLGRFLEALHYYSAIFDSLDATFPGDSSQRAKLEQYIFGPEIMNIVSCEGTERVVRHERLEKWRRVMEGKGFKGVALSANAVTQSKILLGLYSCDGYKLTEDNGCLLLGWQDRAILAASAWRC